Proteins from a genomic interval of bacterium YEK0313:
- a CDS encoding PAAR motif protein codes for MPLNRPAARMTDLHSCPMVAPAATPIVGVCALNVLIGGLPAARVGDVCACAPAPDPIITGAWTVLITGMPAARILDQTGAGGLIVTGQPTVLIG; via the coding sequence ATGCCGCTGAACAGGCCCGCCGCGCGGATGACCGACCTGCACAGCTGCCCCATGGTTGCGCCCGCGGCGACGCCGATCGTCGGCGTCTGCGCGCTCAACGTGCTGATCGGCGGCCTGCCGGCGGCGCGCGTCGGCGATGTCTGCGCCTGCGCGCCGGCCCCCGACCCGATCATCACCGGTGCCTGGACCGTGCTCATCACCGGCATGCCGGCCGCGCGCATTCTCGATCAGACGGGAGCCGGCGGCCTGATCGTCACCGGCCAGCCGACCGTCCTGATCGGCTGA
- the yvaA_2 gene encoding putative oxidoreductase YvaA, with product MMSKTGIALIGLGPAALPHAKSLVDLADRVDVRWAVSRSAARTQAFGRDFPFPVTTDMAAAIADPAVQAVLVLTPANAHGSVAEACFAAGKHVLLEKPLETTLARAEAIVASGRKAGRRLGVVLQHRFRPASLRLRDILKAGGLGTIEAASLTVPWWRPQSYYDAEGRGTFARDGGGVLMSQAIHALDLFRSLVGVEKVVAAQVRRTRLHRMEAEDHVSALMTLGGGAPASLVATTSAYPGGPEAMQIIGSAGTATLSGGGLDVGYVDGRSETMAPEGNSGGGANIMDFPHDAHRALIADFLDALAENRDPVVTGEEALATQRLIADIIRADPTCSQPV from the coding sequence ATGATGAGCAAGACCGGCATCGCCCTGATCGGGCTCGGCCCCGCGGCCCTGCCCCACGCCAAGAGCCTCGTCGACCTTGCCGACCGCGTCGACGTGCGCTGGGCGGTCAGCCGCAGCGCGGCCCGCACGCAGGCCTTCGGCCGCGACTTCCCCTTTCCCGTGACCACCGACATGGCGGCGGCGATCGCCGATCCTGCGGTGCAGGCCGTACTGGTCCTGACGCCGGCCAATGCCCATGGCTCGGTGGCGGAGGCCTGTTTTGCCGCGGGCAAGCATGTCCTGCTCGAAAAGCCGCTGGAGACGACGCTGGCGCGCGCCGAGGCGATCGTTGCGAGCGGCCGCAAGGCCGGGCGCCGGCTCGGCGTCGTGCTGCAGCACCGCTTCCGGCCGGCCAGCCTCCGATTGCGCGACATCCTGAAGGCCGGCGGGCTCGGCACGATCGAGGCGGCCTCGCTCACCGTGCCCTGGTGGCGGCCGCAGAGCTATTACGACGCGGAGGGCCGCGGCACCTTCGCCCGCGACGGCGGCGGCGTGCTGATGTCGCAGGCGATCCACGCACTCGACCTGTTCCGCTCGCTCGTCGGGGTCGAGAAGGTCGTCGCCGCCCAGGTGCGCAGGACGCGCCTGCACCGGATGGAAGCCGAGGACCATGTCAGCGCGCTCATGACGCTCGGCGGCGGCGCGCCGGCCTCGCTCGTCGCCACCACCTCGGCCTATCCGGGCGGGCCGGAGGCCATGCAGATCATCGGCTCGGCGGGCACCGCCACCTTGTCGGGCGGCGGGCTCGACGTCGGCTATGTCGACGGCCGCAGCGAGACCATGGCGCCCGAGGGCAATTCCGGCGGCGGTGCCAATATCATGGACTTCCCGCACGATGCCCATCGCGCGCTCATCGCCGATTTCCTCGATGCGCTGGCCGAGAACCGCGATCCCGTCGTGACGGGAGAAGAAGCCCTGGCGACGCAGCGGCTGATCGCGGATATCATCCGCGCCGATCCGACCTGCAGCCAGCCCGTCTAA
- the crp_2 gene encoding cAMP receptor protein, whose product MSQSEPAAMPREEPQAGGAPPKAGAPAGHRLTDIAFFAGADPAIVARSEARLRWVEFKPGALVMDFDDDSDDVFVIIRGAARVLMRTQLGHELILGDFEAGTIIGEMAAIDGYRRGANVTALVRSQVCRIPSAVFLDIALGSPPVGLRLMRMLTARVRLGNTKLLEHTILSVRLRLLSELLRLARPARGGAGLVVSPPPIQSDLAARIGARREAVSRELNDLDHQGLIRRDRGSLTMPRPELIRAEIEKLGVAAGGRAEPL is encoded by the coding sequence ATGTCGCAATCCGAGCCTGCCGCCATGCCGAGGGAGGAGCCGCAGGCCGGCGGGGCGCCGCCGAAGGCGGGCGCGCCTGCGGGGCACCGGCTGACCGACATCGCCTTCTTCGCCGGCGCCGATCCGGCGATCGTCGCGCGCAGCGAGGCGCGGCTGCGCTGGGTCGAGTTCAAGCCCGGCGCGCTGGTGATGGATTTCGACGACGACAGCGACGACGTCTTCGTCATCATCCGCGGCGCGGCCCGCGTGCTCATGCGCACCCAGCTCGGCCACGAGCTGATCCTCGGTGATTTCGAGGCCGGCACGATCATCGGCGAAATGGCGGCGATCGACGGCTATCGCCGCGGCGCCAATGTCACGGCGCTGGTGCGCAGCCAGGTCTGCCGGATCCCTTCGGCGGTGTTCCTCGACATCGCGCTGGGCTCGCCGCCGGTCGGCCTCCGGCTGATGCGCATGCTCACCGCCCGGGTGCGGCTCGGCAACACCAAGCTGCTCGAACATACGATCCTGTCGGTGCGGCTGCGCCTGCTCAGCGAGCTGCTGCGGCTGGCAAGGCCGGCGCGCGGCGGTGCCGGGCTGGTGGTCAGCCCGCCGCCGATCCAGTCCGATCTCGCCGCCCGCATCGGCGCGCGCCGCGAGGCGGTCTCGCGCGAGCTCAACGATCTCGACCACCAGGGGCTGATCCGGCGCGACCGGGGCTCGCTCACCATGCCGCGGCCGGAGCTGATCCGCGCCGAAATCGAAAAGCTCGGGGTTGCCGCCGGCGGTCGCGCCGAGCCGCTCTGA
- the cinA_2 gene encoding Putative competence-damage inducible protein, translated as MSGTSMNDAIETIAARLAERLSLRRETIAVAESSAGGLVSAALLAVPGASRYFLGGAVVYTVAAREALLGISRDDVTGMRSASEPYAGLLAERIRLAHRATWGLAETGASGPTGNRYGDAAGHACLAVSGPVARVRTLETGLADRADNMRRFTLAALELLDEALAAAPPAA; from the coding sequence GTGAGCGGTACCAGCATGAATGACGCCATCGAAACCATCGCCGCGCGCCTAGCCGAGCGGCTCAGCCTCCGGCGCGAGACCATCGCCGTGGCCGAATCCTCGGCCGGCGGGCTCGTCTCCGCGGCGCTGCTCGCCGTGCCCGGCGCCTCGCGCTACTTCCTCGGCGGCGCGGTCGTCTATACGGTCGCCGCGCGCGAGGCGCTGCTCGGCATTTCCCGCGACGACGTGACCGGCATGCGCTCGGCTTCCGAGCCCTATGCCGGGCTGCTCGCCGAGCGCATCCGCCTCGCCCACCGGGCGACCTGGGGCCTTGCCGAGACCGGCGCTTCCGGACCGACCGGCAACCGCTACGGCGACGCCGCCGGCCATGCCTGCCTTGCCGTCAGCGGCCCAGTCGCGCGCGTCCGGACGCTCGAGACCGGGCTCGCCGACCGCGCCGACAACATGCGCCGCTTCACGCTCGCCGCGCTGGAATTGCTGGACGAGGCGCTCGCCGCGGCACCGCCCGCGGCGTGA
- a CDS encoding Adenylate and Guanylate cyclase catalytic domain protein, translated as MSQPQTERAILFADVEGSVRLFRRLTDPVAHEAVEACLGHVRAAVGEAGGSIVKSIGDGVMAVFDDLAMAGTAAVAAQLRLAAAPPPGDRPRLRIGIHAGPVIADGGDFFGDTVNIASRLAGLASGGEIIMDMALARRLAPIQRRMVRRLGTIAIKGLTPARAVAELLWDADHAGTVTVVAGGQARGTAPSGPRLGLAYAGRRWTLAEGGESVTIGRNETHTIVVAEPRASRDHATIEFRGDLWVLIDHSTNGTVVAFGDEPAITLKRQELILHGLGVIGAGFDPTADGGAPIRFTVLTA; from the coding sequence ATGAGCCAGCCCCAAACCGAACGCGCCATTCTGTTCGCCGATGTCGAAGGCAGCGTGCGCCTGTTCCGCCGGCTGACCGATCCGGTCGCGCACGAGGCGGTGGAGGCCTGTCTCGGCCATGTCCGTGCGGCGGTCGGGGAAGCCGGGGGCAGCATCGTGAAATCGATCGGCGACGGTGTCATGGCGGTGTTCGACGATCTCGCCATGGCCGGGACCGCGGCGGTCGCCGCGCAGCTCAGGCTCGCCGCCGCGCCGCCGCCCGGCGACAGGCCGCGGCTGCGCATCGGCATTCATGCCGGCCCGGTCATTGCGGATGGCGGCGATTTCTTCGGCGACACCGTCAATATTGCTTCGCGCCTCGCCGGCCTCGCCAGTGGGGGCGAGATCATCATGGACATGGCTCTGGCCCGCAGGCTCGCTCCGATCCAGCGGCGCATGGTGCGCCGGCTCGGCACCATCGCCATCAAGGGCCTGACGCCGGCCCGCGCGGTTGCCGAACTGCTCTGGGACGCGGACCATGCCGGTACGGTCACCGTTGTCGCCGGCGGCCAGGCGCGCGGCACGGCGCCGAGCGGGCCGCGTCTCGGCCTGGCCTATGCCGGCCGGCGCTGGACCCTCGCCGAGGGCGGCGAAAGCGTCACGATCGGCCGGAACGAAACCCATACGATCGTGGTCGCCGAACCGCGCGCCTCGCGCGATCATGCCACCATCGAATTTCGTGGCGATCTCTGGGTGCTGATCGACCACAGCACCAATGGCACGGTGGTCGCCTTCGGCGACGAGCCGGCCATCACGCTGAAACGCCAGGAGCTGATCCTGCACGGCCTCGGCGTGATCGGCGCCGGTTTCGACCCGACGGCCGATGGCGGAGCTCCGATCCGCTTCACCGTGCTGACCGCCTGA
- the zwf gene encoding Glucose-6-phosphate 1-dehydrogenase, with the protein MRGACGIGALRGARGCRIRAARMAAAHSGGPPRIDRNPAYDGACLPPSEKGFRMTSRVIPVPPFVLTVFGATGDLASRKLIPALFQRDLAGQLPDEANILGVARRAMTPEAFRDHARAAVLEHGGMSGPVLDRFLARIDYLAADAAGDDGWDALAARLGGFAGRVKVHYLATAPQLFGPICERLGRFGLAGEDARVVVEKPIGRDLASALEVNRVVGEVFSEDRVYRIDHYLGKETVQNLMALRFANALFEPLWNSAHIDHVQITVAESLGVEGRAGYYDTAGTLRDMVQNHLLQLLCLVAMEPPPSLEADAVRDEKLKVLRALKPIDAHNAGHLTVRGQYRAGASAGGAVPGYLEELGSATSRTETFVALKAEIGNWRWAGVPFYLRSGKRLAARVSEIVVGFRPVPHSAFGEGAGPLQPNQLVIRLQPDEGVKLWLMIKDPGPGGIRLTHVPLDMTFAEAFKVRNADAYERLLLDVVRGNQTLFMRRDEVEAAWRWIDPILEAWRGMDEPPRSYAAGTWGPSAAIALIERDGRTWQEDGA; encoded by the coding sequence ATGCGGGGCGCCTGCGGCATTGGCGCGCTTCGCGGCGCGCGCGGCTGTCGCATCCGCGCCGCCCGCATGGCTGCCGCCCATAGCGGCGGCCCGCCACGGATCGACCGCAACCCGGCCTATGATGGCGCCTGCCTGCCCCCGTCCGAGAAAGGCTTCCGCATGACCAGCCGCGTGATCCCGGTGCCGCCCTTCGTCCTGACCGTGTTCGGCGCCACGGGAGACCTCGCCAGCCGCAAGCTCATTCCCGCCCTGTTCCAGCGCGACCTCGCCGGCCAGCTCCCCGACGAAGCCAACATCCTCGGCGTCGCCCGCCGCGCCATGACGCCGGAGGCCTTCCGCGACCATGCCCGCGCCGCCGTGCTCGAACATGGCGGCATGTCCGGCCCGGTGCTCGACCGATTCCTGGCCCGCATCGACTACCTGGCCGCCGACGCGGCGGGCGACGACGGCTGGGATGCGCTGGCCGCGCGCCTCGGCGGCTTCGCAGGGCGCGTGAAGGTTCATTATCTTGCCACCGCGCCCCAGCTGTTCGGGCCGATCTGCGAGCGGCTCGGCCGTTTCGGCCTTGCCGGCGAGGATGCCCGCGTCGTGGTCGAAAAGCCCATCGGCCGCGACCTTGCCTCGGCGCTCGAGGTCAACAGAGTGGTCGGCGAAGTGTTCAGCGAGGACCGCGTCTATCGGATCGATCATTATCTCGGCAAGGAGACGGTGCAGAACCTGATGGCGCTGCGCTTCGCCAACGCCCTGTTCGAGCCTCTGTGGAACAGCGCCCATATCGATCATGTCCAGATCACCGTCGCCGAAAGCCTCGGCGTCGAGGGGCGCGCCGGCTATTACGACACGGCCGGCACCCTGCGCGACATGGTGCAGAACCATCTCCTGCAGCTCCTCTGCCTGGTCGCCATGGAGCCGCCGCCCTCGCTCGAGGCCGACGCGGTCCGCGACGAGAAGCTCAAGGTCCTCAGGGCGCTGAAGCCGATCGACGCGCACAATGCCGGCCACCTGACCGTGCGCGGCCAGTACCGCGCCGGCGCCTCGGCCGGCGGCGCCGTGCCGGGCTATCTCGAAGAGCTTGGTTCGGCCACCAGCCGCACCGAGACCTTCGTCGCGTTGAAGGCCGAGATCGGCAACTGGCGCTGGGCCGGCGTGCCGTTCTATCTGCGCTCCGGCAAGCGCCTTGCCGCGCGCGTCTCGGAAATCGTCGTCGGCTTCCGGCCGGTCCCGCATTCGGCCTTCGGCGAAGGCGCCGGACCGCTCCAGCCGAACCAGCTCGTCATCCGCCTGCAGCCCGACGAGGGCGTGAAGCTGTGGCTGATGATCAAGGATCCGGGTCCCGGCGGCATCCGGCTCACCCATGTGCCGCTCGACATGACCTTCGCCGAGGCGTTCAAGGTGCGCAATGCCGATGCCTATGAGCGGCTGCTGCTCGATGTCGTGCGCGGCAACCAGACGCTGTTCATGCGCCGCGACGAGGTGGAGGCTGCCTGGCGCTGGATCGACCCGATCCTGGAGGCCTGGCGCGGCATGGACGAGCCGCCGCGCTCCTATGCGGCGGGGACATGGGGTCCGTCGGCCGCGATCGCGCTGATCGAGCGTGACGGCCGCACCTGGCAGGAGGACGGAGCGTGA
- the hcpC_2 gene encoding Putative beta-lactamase HcpC precursor, producing the protein MTAQLSSFGSARRRLSRFLAIVLAVAAANFALVATAAAQQTGKRVALVIGNSEYSYLPKLKNPTNDVREVIAVLRSAQFEVIHGQDLTRIQFEELAKTFLRSVENADVSLIYYSGHGVHVGDNNYLIPVDAKLSTPYDVEIEAIRVDNIYNYIRDKSRMQLIFLDACRDNPFRAEQYWIADRLQRAAGNQGLARPASTTSAVRVAPDSGSLIAFSTEPGKVAYDGSGDLSYYTQAFVRRALTPNLELRQMLTQVRRDVLTATNGQQRPWENSSLVDDFFMLPLPGLPSTTPVHRLVVTSGSRAAPVDLPAPRSPSGAPLTVTFDRLPDQGQLLVDGRPVEAGRPIPVARLGRLAFDAAAAPVGNVELLTYTVTDPWRQASQGAIAVTIAAAPEAQRSGGGREPARPAPRHPQAHAYLAGLQRHTPEATIGVGPVSLRLAEARLPADAAALAVTFEEVPATGMLRAGERVIETGSTVPLGELASLSFEPQIGSQGRPQPIRLVLDTGDRRTALGFSARPVVHPCDAAAAEPFDLQGVAAGRLPNEIDPPAALRACNEAVRQYPQVVRFEHQLGRAHLAARAVEEGWRHIERAAERGHVRSLYQMGYLYRLGVGRPASDATAVEMFRRGAERGDPYGIYDYGKALFHGRGIAQNVSSGLDMMLRAADMGHTYAMNELGYIFVSGAGMPADAERGLRFYQAGVERQDIYSLNNVGLAYLRGTGVARDLKKAMDYFSRAAAGGHPYAPTNIGRLYRDGAGVARNEALAATWLERGAERGDYWGAYDRGRLALQGSGRLRNPVDAGYYFALATALNRPGVGDPDNNARRLLQGLSEEDRRKVEQRLVRQLRGADAATPDASLDDRLVALARRGWEQRNPRIDLF; encoded by the coding sequence ATGACGGCACAACTGAGCAGTTTCGGTTCGGCACGACGCCGCCTCTCCCGCTTCCTGGCGATCGTTCTCGCCGTCGCCGCGGCGAACTTTGCCCTGGTCGCGACGGCCGCCGCGCAGCAGACGGGCAAGCGTGTCGCCCTGGTCATCGGCAATTCCGAATACAGCTACCTGCCGAAGCTGAAGAACCCGACCAACGACGTGCGCGAGGTGATCGCGGTGCTGCGCTCGGCGCAGTTCGAGGTCATCCACGGCCAGGACCTGACCCGCATCCAGTTCGAGGAGCTGGCCAAGACCTTCCTGCGCTCGGTCGAGAATGCCGACGTCAGCCTGATCTACTATTCCGGCCATGGCGTCCATGTCGGCGACAACAACTATCTGATCCCGGTCGATGCCAAGCTGTCGACGCCCTACGACGTCGAGATCGAGGCGATCCGGGTCGACAACATCTACAACTACATCCGCGACAAGTCGCGGATGCAGCTCATCTTTCTCGATGCCTGCCGCGACAATCCGTTCCGCGCCGAGCAGTACTGGATCGCCGATCGCCTGCAGCGGGCCGCCGGCAACCAGGGCCTCGCCCGCCCGGCCAGCACGACCAGCGCGGTGCGCGTCGCGCCCGACAGCGGCAGCCTGATCGCCTTCTCGACCGAACCCGGCAAGGTCGCCTATGACGGCAGCGGCGATCTCAGCTACTACACTCAGGCCTTCGTGCGCCGGGCGCTGACGCCGAACCTCGAGCTCCGGCAGATGCTGACCCAAGTCCGGCGCGACGTGCTCACCGCCACCAACGGCCAGCAGCGCCCCTGGGAGAATTCCTCCCTCGTCGACGACTTCTTCATGCTGCCGCTGCCCGGCCTGCCGTCGACGACGCCGGTGCACCGGCTCGTGGTGACATCGGGCAGCCGCGCGGCGCCCGTCGACCTGCCCGCACCGCGCAGCCCGTCCGGCGCGCCGCTGACCGTGACCTTCGACCGCCTGCCCGACCAGGGCCAGCTCCTCGTCGACGGCCGGCCGGTCGAAGCCGGCCGCCCGATCCCGGTGGCGCGGCTCGGCCGGCTCGCCTTCGATGCCGCCGCAGCGCCGGTCGGCAATGTCGAGCTGCTCACCTATACGGTTACCGATCCCTGGCGGCAGGCGAGCCAGGGCGCGATCGCGGTCACCATCGCCGCCGCGCCGGAAGCGCAGCGCTCGGGCGGCGGCCGGGAGCCGGCCCGTCCCGCACCGCGCCATCCGCAGGCCCATGCCTATCTTGCCGGGCTCCAGCGCCACACGCCCGAGGCAACGATCGGCGTCGGGCCGGTATCGCTGCGGCTCGCCGAGGCCCGCCTGCCGGCGGATGCCGCCGCGCTCGCGGTCACCTTCGAGGAGGTGCCGGCGACCGGCATGCTGCGGGCCGGCGAGCGGGTGATCGAAACCGGCTCGACCGTGCCGCTCGGCGAGCTGGCGAGCCTGTCGTTCGAGCCGCAGATCGGCAGCCAGGGCAGGCCGCAGCCGATCCGCCTTGTCCTCGATACCGGCGACAGGCGCACGGCCCTCGGCTTTTCCGCGCGGCCGGTCGTCCACCCTTGCGATGCCGCCGCCGCCGAGCCCTTCGACCTGCAGGGCGTCGCGGCCGGCCGGCTGCCGAACGAGATCGATCCGCCGGCGGCGCTGCGCGCCTGCAACGAGGCGGTCAGGCAATATCCTCAGGTCGTGCGGTTCGAGCACCAGCTCGGCCGGGCCCATCTCGCCGCACGCGCGGTCGAGGAAGGCTGGCGCCATATCGAACGCGCGGCCGAGCGCGGCCATGTCCGCTCGCTCTACCAGATGGGTTACCTCTACCGGCTCGGCGTCGGCCGCCCGGCTTCCGACGCGACGGCGGTCGAGATGTTCCGGCGCGGCGCCGAACGGGGCGATCCCTACGGCATCTACGACTACGGCAAGGCCCTGTTCCACGGCCGCGGCATCGCCCAGAACGTCAGCAGCGGCCTCGACATGATGCTGCGCGCCGCCGATATGGGCCACACCTATGCAATGAACGAGCTCGGCTACATCTTCGTCTCCGGCGCGGGCATGCCGGCCGATGCCGAGCGGGGCCTGCGCTTCTATCAGGCCGGCGTCGAACGGCAGGACATCTATTCCCTCAACAATGTCGGCCTCGCCTATCTGCGCGGCACCGGCGTCGCCCGCGACCTGAAGAAGGCCATGGATTATTTCTCGCGCGCGGCGGCCGGCGGCCATCCCTATGCGCCGACCAATATCGGCCGTCTCTATCGCGACGGCGCCGGTGTCGCGCGCAACGAAGCGCTGGCCGCCACCTGGCTCGAGCGCGGCGCCGAGCGCGGCGACTATTGGGGCGCCTATGACCGCGGGCGGCTCGCCCTGCAGGGCTCCGGCCGGCTGCGCAACCCGGTCGATGCCGGCTATTACTTCGCGCTGGCGACCGCGCTCAACCGGCCAGGCGTCGGCGATCCCGACAACAATGCGCGCCGCCTGCTGCAGGGCCTGTCCGAGGAGGACAGGCGCAAGGTGGAGCAGCGCCTCGTCCGCCAGTTGCGCGGCGCCGACGCGGCGACACCGGATGCCTCGCTCGACGATCGCCTGGTGGCCTTGGCGCGGCGCGGCTGGGAGCAGCGCAATCCACGCATCGATCTGTTCTGA
- the yvaA_1 gene encoding putative oxidoreductase YvaA, giving the protein MRFAVIGIDHRHIYHMVGGLIEAGATCAGFDPETSDPRVLAGLRERFPDLPEAGRRALLEDPSVDIVLTAAIPAERADIAIAAMRHGKDVMADKPGITSAAQLEAVRRTVAETGRIFSICFSERFIVPATTVAERLIREGAIGRVVQTLGLGPHRLNRAIRPAWFFDAAHYGGILVDIASHQIDQFLTFTGSADATIAASAIGHFGLADLPDFQDFGEVLLRSDTATGYIRVDWFTADGLPTWGDGRLTILGTEGTIELRKYVDIAGRPGTDHVFLVDAKGVRHIDASNEPVTYFRRFLADCRDRTETAMRQAHVFTVCRLALEAQAKAVLIGGMRPEGPR; this is encoded by the coding sequence ATGCGATTTGCGGTCATCGGCATCGACCACCGGCACATCTATCACATGGTCGGCGGGCTGATCGAAGCGGGCGCGACCTGCGCCGGCTTCGATCCGGAAACCTCCGACCCGCGCGTGCTGGCGGGACTGCGGGAGCGCTTCCCCGATCTGCCCGAGGCCGGCCGCCGGGCGCTGCTCGAAGACCCCTCGGTCGACATCGTGCTGACCGCCGCGATCCCCGCCGAGCGCGCCGACATCGCCATCGCGGCGATGCGTCACGGCAAGGACGTGATGGCCGACAAGCCTGGCATCACCAGCGCGGCGCAGCTCGAGGCCGTGCGCAGGACCGTCGCGGAAACCGGCCGGATCTTCTCGATCTGCTTTTCCGAACGGTTCATCGTGCCGGCGACCACCGTGGCGGAACGCCTGATCAGGGAGGGCGCCATCGGCCGCGTCGTGCAGACGCTCGGCCTCGGGCCGCACCGGCTGAACCGGGCCATCCGCCCGGCCTGGTTCTTCGACGCGGCGCATTACGGGGGCATTCTCGTCGACATCGCCTCGCACCAGATCGACCAGTTCCTGACCTTCACCGGCTCGGCCGACGCGACCATCGCGGCGAGCGCCATAGGCCATTTCGGCCTGGCCGACCTGCCGGACTTCCAGGATTTCGGCGAGGTCCTGCTGCGCAGCGACACGGCGACCGGCTATATCCGGGTCGACTGGTTCACCGCCGACGGCCTGCCGACCTGGGGCGACGGCCGGCTGACCATCCTCGGCACCGAGGGAACCATCGAGCTGCGCAAATATGTCGACATCGCCGGGCGGCCGGGCACCGACCACGTGTTCCTGGTCGACGCCAAGGGCGTCAGGCATATCGATGCCTCGAACGAGCCCGTCACCTATTTCCGCCGCTTCCTGGCCGACTGCCGCGACCGCACCGAAACCGCCATGCGCCAGGCCCATGTCTTCACCGTCTGCCGCCTGGCCCTGGAGGCGCAGGCCAAGGCCGTGCTGATCGGCGGCATGCGCCCCGAAGGACCCCGATGA
- the mepM_3 gene encoding Murein DD-endopeptidase MepM, giving the protein MIKVRSTASHAPSRPRQTRPAPKTSRLREFSVGRGTLFVIIFVFGLVAAWGAGMTYLLFAGNRLAASAVQRTAELQDYYEQQAAEYRRSLAAAQAEANRAQRDLDRLSLDRTGVEGRLVDLARRQSQIETRQSAFVRLAEQIGGAPIAALGAGLGRAGSDAMPLPVARPGGERARTRSILPEADVPEEAVNLDPDAEPAELPDPDRHHGEAGDAAMGAARSLASPTAALAGQDVAEVAEQLDRRIRQAEADQVKAVQAMGSATRARAHLLRQAFDVAGRELTEIVEPVRSRAAGAVAAATRRAAEDASPFGLAIAEIRQNAAVIKRLSPTIDALPLHRPVSQESRISSRWGLRSDPFLGTSRMHAGQDFAAPLGTPVFATGGGVVLSAGWGGGYGNLVQVDHGNGLVTRYAHLSEILVTPGQPVAAGARVGLVGSTGRSTGAHLHYETRLRGTSNDPMRFLRVGEELGMAVPRLR; this is encoded by the coding sequence ATGATCAAGGTCAGGTCGACAGCCTCTCACGCACCGAGCCGCCCGCGGCAGACCCGGCCGGCGCCGAAAACCTCGCGGCTGCGTGAATTTTCCGTCGGCAGGGGCACGCTGTTTGTCATCATCTTCGTCTTCGGCCTGGTCGCCGCCTGGGGAGCGGGCATGACCTACCTGCTGTTTGCCGGCAATCGCCTGGCGGCGAGCGCGGTACAGCGGACAGCCGAGCTTCAGGACTATTACGAACAGCAGGCGGCCGAATATCGCCGCTCGCTGGCGGCCGCCCAGGCCGAGGCCAACCGCGCCCAGCGCGATCTCGACCGGCTGAGTCTCGACCGCACCGGCGTCGAGGGCCGGCTGGTCGACCTCGCCCGCCGGCAGAGCCAGATCGAAACCCGGCAATCGGCCTTCGTCCGGCTGGCCGAACAGATCGGCGGCGCCCCGATCGCCGCGCTCGGCGCAGGGCTCGGCCGCGCGGGCAGCGATGCCATGCCGCTGCCGGTCGCCCGGCCCGGCGGCGAGCGGGCCCGCACCCGCTCCATCCTGCCGGAAGCGGACGTGCCGGAAGAGGCCGTCAATCTCGATCCCGATGCCGAACCGGCGGAACTGCCGGATCCCGACCGGCATCACGGCGAGGCGGGGGACGCGGCCATGGGCGCGGCGCGTTCGCTCGCATCGCCGACGGCGGCGCTGGCCGGGCAGGACGTCGCCGAGGTCGCCGAGCAGCTCGACCGGCGGATCCGCCAGGCGGAAGCCGACCAGGTGAAGGCCGTGCAGGCGATGGGATCGGCGACGCGGGCGCGTGCCCATCTCCTGCGCCAGGCCTTCGATGTCGCCGGCCGCGAACTGACCGAGATCGTCGAGCCGGTGCGCAGCCGCGCGGCGGGCGCGGTCGCCGCCGCGACCCGGCGCGCCGCCGAGGACGCAAGTCCGTTCGGGCTGGCAATCGCCGAGATCCGCCAGAACGCCGCGGTGATCAAGCGCCTGTCGCCGACCATCGACGCGCTGCCGCTGCATCGGCCGGTCAGCCAGGAGAGCCGCATTTCCAGCCGCTGGGGGCTCCGCTCCGACCCCTTCCTCGGCACCTCGCGCATGCATGCCGGCCAGGACTTCGCCGCGCCGCTCGGAACACCCGTCTTCGCCACGGGCGGCGGCGTCGTGCTCTCGGCCGGCTGGGGCGGCGGCTACGGCAATCTGGTGCAGGTCGATCACGGCAATGGGCTCGTCACGCGCTATGCGCATCTTTCCGAGATCCTGGTGACGCCGGGCCAGCCGGTGGCCGCCGGCGCCAGGGTCGGCCTCGTCGGGTCGACCGGCCGGTCGACGGGAGCTCACCTGCATTACGAAACGCGCTTGCGCGGCACGTCGAACGACCCGATGCGCTTCCTGCGCGTCGGCGAGGAACTGGGCATGGCGGTACCGCGCCTGCGTTGA
- a CDS encoding EamA-like transporter family protein, translating into MSGLVSSWQIWALLSAAFAALTAIFAKIGIEAIGSDFATLIRTAVVLVALSAIVAATGQWQPLGTISTRTYVFLVLSGLATGASWLCYFRALKLGDAARVAPVDKLSVVLVAVFGVAFLGERLSLPNWLGVILIATGAVLVAHR; encoded by the coding sequence ATGTCCGGTCTTGTTTCGTCCTGGCAGATCTGGGCGCTGCTCTCGGCTGCCTTCGCGGCGCTCACCGCGATCTTCGCAAAAATCGGCATCGAGGCGATCGGCTCCGACTTCGCCACCCTCATCCGCACCGCGGTCGTCCTCGTCGCGCTTTCGGCCATCGTGGCGGCGACCGGCCAATGGCAGCCGCTCGGCACGATCTCCACGCGTACCTATGTCTTCCTGGTCCTGTCCGGCCTTGCGACCGGCGCCTCCTGGCTCTGCTATTTCCGGGCGCTCAAGCTCGGCGATGCCGCCCGCGTCGCGCCGGTCGACAAGCTCAGCGTCGTGCTCGTCGCGGTGTTCGGCGTCGCCTTTCTTGGCGAGCGGCTGTCGCTGCCGAACTGGCTCGGCGTGATCCTCATCGCCACCGGCGCGGTTCTGGTGGCCCATCGCTGA